GTGGACAAGGGCTGCGGACGCTTCGAGTGGTCGGTGCTGGACTGGAACCAGCCGGCGATCGAGTTCTACCAGGCCGTGGGTGCCCGCCCCATGGAGGGCTGGACCGTATACCGGCTCGATGGCGAGCGTCTGGCTGCGTTTGCTGCAGGTACCTGAGGCGCGCGGCGAGGGGTGAGCCGCGCGTCAGCCAGGCTCTAGGCTTGCCTGGCAGTTGACGCCCGCTTGGGGGCGCGAAGTGCAGGCCTGCCCCAGGGCATCCTGCTTCAACCATGCAGTTTGTGGCCAAGCAACCGCGCGTCACCTCGCCACCCCTGCGAAACACGCATAAAAAAGGCCGCCCCAATGGAGCGGCCTTCAAGAAAATTTGGAGGCTGATCCTGCCTCCGCCCGTCGTCCCTGCTATGGCCTTCTATCCTCCGGGTCATCGATGACATGCCGATGACAGGTGCGGGCACTGCGTATTCACGATCCACGCATTCCGCCGCTGCTAGCCTGCGCGCACCACACCCTCCTCCATCGGCAGCGCGCATGGCCCCGTCCCACTGGCGACTGATCCTCAACGGCAAGTCCACCGACAACGAGGATCTGCGCGAGGCGGTGGGCGTGCTGCGCAAGCGCGGCATCCAGCTCGATGTGCGCGTGACCTGGGAAGAGGGCGACGCCGAGCGCTACGTGGCCGAAGCCATCGCCGATGGCGTGCAGACCGTGGTCGCCGCCGGCGGCGATGGCACGCTGAGCGAAGTGGCCGCCGCACTGGCCCACCACCAGGACGACGCCGCCACGCTGCCATCGTTGGGCCTGGTGCCGCTGGGCACCGCCAACGATTTCGCAACTGCCGCCATGATCCCGCTCGAACCGCTCGGCGCCCTGGGCCTGATTGCCGAACGTGCGGCCGAGCCCATCGACCTGCTGCGTATCGACGCCGACCACGGCCCGCACTGGTGCGCCAATGTGGCCAGCGGCGGCTTCGGCACTCAGGTCACCGTGGAAACCGATGCGGGCCTGAAGAAGATGCTCGGCGGGCTGGCCTACCTGATCACCGGCATGTCGCGGCTGGGGCGGATCGACCCGATCAGTGCCCATTTCACCGGCCCGGATTTCAGCTGGGAAGGCGAATTCATCGCACTGGGCCTGGGCAACGGGCGCCAGGCCGGCGGTGGCCAGGCGCTGTGCCCGGAGGCACTGATCGACGACGGCCTGCTCGATGTCACCATCGTGCCCGCGCTCAATGGCGAGGTCGCCGCCACGCTGGGCACCCTGGTCACCGGCGGCAAGCAGGCCGCGCTCGAACGGGTCGCGGTGCGCACCCGGCTGCCCTGGCTGGAGATCGCTTCCGTGCAACCGCTCACCTTGAATCTGGATGGCGAACCGGAGACCTCGCGGCATTTCCGCGTCGAATGCGTGGCGGCCCGCCTGCGCATGCATTTGCCGATCGATTGCCCGTTGCGGAGCGCTTGAAGCGGGGAATGGGGAATGGAGAATCGGGAATCGGGAATCGGGATTCAAGCGAAGCAACTGCGGCTCAAGCGAAGCAACCGCCAACGCACCGCTGTAAGCCCCTCTCCCTTTGGGAGAGGGGTTGGGGTGAGGGTGCCTGTGTCGACACACATGCCGCTACCAGGTAGCTCGCTCTGCACCGGCGCACGGCAATGTCTCACCGTGTGCAAAAAACGCGCTCCACAACAAGGACGCGCTATCCGGAGCCGATGTCGGTCAGCCTGAGACGCCATAACCAACACCGCCCAACCTGGCACAACCCACCCTCGCAATTCCCGCAGTTTTCGCCTTGGCACCTGCTGCCCTAAACCGGCAGTTGCGCTACAGTACCCACGTGTCCCGCCTGACGACCCCACGCTCCTTCTCTTCCGCTCGCCGCTGGTGGCGATGGTGGCCCGTTGCCGTCGTCCGCCCCGCCACAGAGTCCCGGAAGGAAAGTCGTCTTGATCACTGCAGAGCAGTTCCAGCGCCAGGCCGCTGAAGGCCACACCCGTATCCCCGTTGTCCGTGAAGTGCTGTCCGACCTGGACACGCCGCTGTCGGTCTATCTGAAACTCGCCGACGGCGCCTACACCTACCTGTTCGAATCGGTCGAAGGCGGTGAGCGCTTCGGGCGCTATTCCATCATCGGCCTGCCGGCGCGACGCGTGTACAGCTTTCGCGGCCACACGCTGGAAGTCAGCGAACACGGCGAAGTGCTGGAGACCCGCGAAGTCGCCGATCCGCTGGCCGAAGTCGACGCCTTGCGCGCCGAGCACTCGGTGCCCCAGCTCGATGGCCTGCCCGGGTTTACCGGCGGGCTGGTCGGTTGGTTCGGCTTCGAATGCATCCAGTACATCGAACCGCGCCTGGGTAGCGGCGAGAAGCCCGACGAACTGGGCACGCCGGACATCCTGCTGATGCTCTCCGAAGAGCTGGCGGTGTTCGACAATCTCAAGGGCCGCCTGTACCTGATCGTGCATGCCGACCCGCGCCAGCCGCAGGCCTATGTGCGCGCCAACCGCCGCCTGGACGAACTGGCGCATCGCCTGCGTCAGGGAGGCGCCGGGTATCCGCAGGCGCAAATTTCCGATGCCATCGACGAATCGGATTTCCATTCTTCGTTCACCCGCGAGGAGTACCACGCGGTGGTGCGCAAGGCGCAGGAATACGTGCGCGCCGGCGACATCTTCCAGGTGGTGCCGTCGCAACGGTTGCGGGTGCCATTCCGTGCGCGTCCGGTGGATGTGTATCGCGCGCTGCGTGCGTTGAACCCTTCGCCGTACATGTATTTTCTGGATGTCGGCGGCACCCAGGTAGTCGGCTCCTCGCCGGAAATCCTCGCGCGCCTGCGCGATGGCGTGGTCACCGTGCGTCCCATCGCCGGCACCCGCCCGCGCGGCGCAACACCGGAGCTGGACAAGGCGCTGGAAGAAGAATTGCTGGCCGACCCGAAAGAGCGCGCCGAGCATGTGATGTTGATCGATCTGGGCCGCAACGATGTCGGCCGCGTGGCCGAGCCGGGCACCGTCAAGGTGGGCGAGCAGTTCGTGATCGAGCGCTATAGCCACGTCATGCACATCGTCAGCGAAGTCACCGGCACGCTCAAAGCCGGCCTGAATTACAGCGATGTGCTGCGCGCGACATTTCCCGCCGGCACTGTCAGTGGCGCACCAAAGATCCGCGCGCTGGAAATCATCCGCGAGCTGGAGCCGGTCAAGCGCAACGTGTATTCCGGCGCGGTGGGCTACATCGGCTGGCATGGCGACGCCGATACCGCGATTGCGATCCGCACCGCCGTGATCCAGGACGGCTACCTGTATGTGCAGGCCGGCGGCGGCGTGGTCTACGACTCCGATCCCGATCTGGAATGGCAGGAAACCATGAACAAGGGCCGCGCCCTGTTCCGCGCGGTTGCCCAGGCCGCCAAGGGGTTGTGATGGACGGGCAGGGCAGCGCTGCACGCATCAGCTTTCGCAACGATTACAGCGAGGGCGCACATCCGCGCGTCTTGCAGGCATTGGCGCAGGCCAGTGACGAGCAAAATGGCGGCTACGGCACCGATCGGCATAGCGAACGTGCTGCGGCATTGATCCGCAATGCCATCGCGCAACCGCAGGCCGCCGTGCATCTGCTGGTCGGTGGCACGCAGACCAACCTGATTGCGATCAGCGCGTTTTTGCGCCCGCATCAGGCGGTGATTGCGGTGGAAGCGGGCCACATCGCCACGCACGAAACCGGCGCGATCGAGGCCACCGGGCACAAGGTGCTCACCGTCCCCGCGCTGCACGACAAGCTGACGCCTGCATTGATCGCGCCACTGCTTGCGGTGCACAGCAACGAGCACATGGTGCAGCCGCGCCTGGTTTATCTTTCCAACAGCACCGAGAGCGGCACCATCTACACGCGTGCCGAACTTGAGGCGCTCGCGCAGTTCTGCCGCGCGCACGACTTGCTGCTGTATCTGGATGGCGCGCGCCTGGGCGCGGCATTGACTGCCCATGGCAACGATCTGGATCTACCGACGATTGCCGCGCTCACCGATGCGTTCTACATCGGCGGCACCAAGAATGGCGCCTTGCTCGGCGAAGCGCTGATCATCGTGACGCCGGCGTTGCAGGCCGATTTCCGCTACCTGATCAAGCAACGCGGCGCGCTGCTGGCCAAGGGCATGGTGCTGGGTGCGCAGTTCGCTGCGCTTTTCGAAGAGGGGCTGTTCTTTGAGTTAGCCGCGCATGCCAATGCAATGGCGCAGCGGCTGCGTGCCGGCTTGCTGGCCGCCGGCGCCGAATTCACCAGCAACTCGCCGACCAACCAGCAATTCATTGCCGTGAGCGCGCAGCAGGCCGAGCAGATCGCGCAGCGCTACGACTTCGAACGCTGGGAAACGCGCAGCGACGGCCGCCTGGTGATTCGCTTCGTGACCTCGTGGGCCACCACGCCTGCCGCAGTTGATCGTCTGTGCGCGTATGTTGCGGCCCTTTTGCAGCATCCTGCGGTGCAGTCATGACTAGATATCAAGGATGACAGCGATTAACAGAATCGCTGGTTGGGTGCTCTCCGCTGCCCTGATGTTGCCGACTGTGGTCGCAGCGCAGATCAATAACTTGCCATCGCGACCGCATTTGCTGATGAAAGGTCAGGCGTTCCTCACCGTCGATCCGGACTGGTTCATGATCGACCTCAGGGTCAGCAAGACCGAACTGCAGCCTGATCTTGCGTGCAAGTTCATCAAGGAGCTTGCGCGCGTTGTCTTGGACGGATTGCAACGTAACCATGTGCTGAAGGATTCGCTGTACGCCTCCGCGTTGTCGATCGCGCCGCAATCGCGTTATCAAGATTGCGCAGCCTTTTCGGCACAACGTTGGCGAGTCACCGGCGAAATTTGAGCCATAGCGATTGCTCGGCTCGTTGGCATCTGCGGCAGTCTGTCGGGTACTGCATCCGGTAAAATGGTCCGTCACCTGCCGAGCGTTTTGATGGCGCGGCAACCATCTGCGATTGAGGTTTCATATGCGCGTCAGGGAAAGCACCATCGAGCAGGAGCTTGTCGAAAAGCTCGGGGGGCTCAAGTACACCCTGCGAGCTGACATTCGCAGCCGTGCTGCGCTCGAAGCCAATTTCCGCAAGCATTTCGAAGAGCTGAACCGGGTCGCCTTGACCAACGCCGAATTTCAGCGCTTGCTCGAAGAGGTCGTTACCGCCGATGTATTCAAAGCCGCGCACACCTTGCGCCACCGCAACGCTTTTACGCGCGACGACGGCACGCCGCTCAACTACACCTTGGTCAACATCAACGACTGGTGCAAGAACACCTTCGAGGTTGCCAGCCAGCTCCGCATCAATACCGACGACAGCCACCATCGTTATGACGTCATCTTGCTCATCAATGGCGTGCCGGCGGTGCAAATCGAGCTGAAAACGCTAGGTATCAACCCGCGGAGGGCCATCGAGCAGATCGTCGAGTACAAACACGATGTCGGCAACGGTTACACACGCACACTGCT
The nucleotide sequence above comes from Xanthomonas campestris pv. campestris str. ATCC 33913. Encoded proteins:
- the trpE gene encoding anthranilate synthase component I gives rise to the protein MITAEQFQRQAAEGHTRIPVVREVLSDLDTPLSVYLKLADGAYTYLFESVEGGERFGRYSIIGLPARRVYSFRGHTLEVSEHGEVLETREVADPLAEVDALRAEHSVPQLDGLPGFTGGLVGWFGFECIQYIEPRLGSGEKPDELGTPDILLMLSEELAVFDNLKGRLYLIVHADPRQPQAYVRANRRLDELAHRLRQGGAGYPQAQISDAIDESDFHSSFTREEYHAVVRKAQEYVRAGDIFQVVPSQRLRVPFRARPVDVYRALRALNPSPYMYFLDVGGTQVVGSSPEILARLRDGVVTVRPIAGTRPRGATPELDKALEEELLADPKERAEHVMLIDLGRNDVGRVAEPGTVKVGEQFVIERYSHVMHIVSEVTGTLKAGLNYSDVLRATFPAGTVSGAPKIRALEIIRELEPVKRNVYSGAVGYIGWHGDADTAIAIRTAVIQDGYLYVQAGGGVVYDSDPDLEWQETMNKGRALFRAVAQAAKGL
- a CDS encoding threonine aldolase family protein, translating into MDGQGSAARISFRNDYSEGAHPRVLQALAQASDEQNGGYGTDRHSERAAALIRNAIAQPQAAVHLLVGGTQTNLIAISAFLRPHQAVIAVEAGHIATHETGAIEATGHKVLTVPALHDKLTPALIAPLLAVHSNEHMVQPRLVYLSNSTESGTIYTRAELEALAQFCRAHDLLLYLDGARLGAALTAHGNDLDLPTIAALTDAFYIGGTKNGALLGEALIIVTPALQADFRYLIKQRGALLAKGMVLGAQFAALFEEGLFFELAAHANAMAQRLRAGLLAAGAEFTSNSPTNQQFIAVSAQQAEQIAQRYDFERWETRSDGRLVIRFVTSWATTPAAVDRLCAYVAALLQHPAVQS
- the yegS gene encoding lipid kinase YegS, which translates into the protein MAPSHWRLILNGKSTDNEDLREAVGVLRKRGIQLDVRVTWEEGDAERYVAEAIADGVQTVVAAGGDGTLSEVAAALAHHQDDAATLPSLGLVPLGTANDFATAAMIPLEPLGALGLIAERAAEPIDLLRIDADHGPHWCANVASGGFGTQVTVETDAGLKKMLGGLAYLITGMSRLGRIDPISAHFTGPDFSWEGEFIALGLGNGRQAGGGQALCPEALIDDGLLDVTIVPALNGEVAATLGTLVTGGKQAALERVAVRTRLPWLEIASVQPLTLNLDGEPETSRHFRVECVAARLRMHLPIDCPLRSA